The following nucleotide sequence is from Pseudobutyrivibrio ruminis HUN009.
AGCTGGTAGGGGAAATTGAGCCAGATATTAAGGTTTGCCGAAATGATGAAATTCGTATTTCCGATATTGAAAAACTAAATCCTAGCCATATTATTATTTCACCGGGACCAGGTAAGCCTAGTGAAGCTGGAATATGCGAGGAGATTGTCACCCACTTCGCCGGTAAAATACCAATTTTGGGAGTATGCTTGGGACATCAGGCAATATGCGAAGCTTTTGGAGCAAATGTCACTTATGCAAAAGAATTAATGCATGGTAAACAATCCAGAGTTCAGGTTGACAATAGCTGCAAGTTATTTAAAGGGCTCCCAAATTCAGTGGATGTTGCTAGATATCACTCGTTAGCTGCAGATAAAGATTCTCTACCAGAAGTGTTAAAAGCTGTTGCTACTACCAAAGATGGGGAGATTATGGCTGTTGCTCATAAGGAATATGAAGTATACGGATTACAGTTTCATCCGGAATCTATTTTGACTACTGATGGAAAAAGAATGATA
It contains:
- a CDS encoding anthranilate synthase component II, whose protein sequence is MILLIDNYDSFSYNLFQLVGEIEPDIKVCRNDEIRISDIEKLNPSHIIISPGPGKPSEAGICEEIVTHFAGKIPILGVCLGHQAICEAFGANVTYAKELMHGKQSRVQVDNSCKLFKGLPNSVDVARYHSLAADKDSLPEVLKAVATTKDGEIMAVAHKEYEVYGLQFHPESILTTDGKRMIENFIA